From Hydra vulgaris chromosome 15, alternate assembly HydraT2T_AEP, one genomic window encodes:
- the LOC136091795 gene encoding ATP-dependent DNA helicase PIF1-like, producing the protein MLSLQQQKALQWLDEGKNFFITGGAGCGKSYIVNQIAQSEQIYKTIHITASTGKASYLINGVTIHAFAGIETGVKSVDYYKRHMHQDIKKTWLETDVLIIDEISMISASTFDLLHSIACEIRQCYDELFGGIQVIACGDFFQLPPVSGQFVFKSQIWLHYMTEVLVLTQCFRQKDDEQFFGALNELRVGQVSDKTIDYFMTRCFEKDENLNSKYTRLFFRNIEVDVYNNQKMETIKQEGYWFYAKDVIKNRNIPCSFQIPAAVYLKIGAIVMLVRNINVEEGLCNGTIGTVILIESNAVWVMMNKKEVKIECVKEEILDCSHTVVGSRFGLPLKLAFSFTVHKAQGSTMNKAVVQFNSKAFINSLYYVSLSRVCNINDIFIIINNKFDLRTLFKSITVDSDVLEFYKKYM; encoded by the coding sequence atgttatctttgCAACAACAAAAAGCACTTCAATGGCTTGATGAAGGAAAGAATTTCTTTATTACTGGTGGTGCTGGATGCGGTAAAAGTTATATTGTCAACCAAATTGCTCAAAGcgaacaaatttataaaacaatacataTTACAGCGAGTACAGGAAAAGCATCTTATTTAATCAATGGTGTCACCATACATGCTTTTGCTGGTATAGAAACTGGTGTTAAAAGTGTCGATTATTATAAACGACATATGCAtcaagacattaaaaaaacatggttggAAACTGATGTTTTAATTATTGATGAAATTTCAATGATTAGCGCTTCAACATTTGATTTATTACATTCGATAGCTTGTGAAATTAGACAATGTTACGATGAATTATTTGGTGGTATACAAGTGATTGCTTGTGGTGATTTTTTTCAGTTGCCACCTGTTTCAggtcaatttgtttttaaatcacaaatatGGCTACACTACATGACAGAAGTGTTGGTTTTAACTCAATGTTTTAGACAAAAAGACGACGAACAATTTTTTGGAGCTTTAAATGAACTACGTGTTGGTCAAGTTTCAGACAAAACTATTGATTATTTTATGACACgttgttttgaaaaagatgaaaatttaaactctAAATATACAAGATTGTTTTTTAGAAACATCGAAGTGGATGTTTATAACAATCAAAAAATGGAAACTATCAAACAAGAAGGGTATTGGTTTTATGctaaagatgttattaaaaatcgAAATATTCCATGCTCGTTTCAAATTCCGGCAGCTGTTTATCTTAAAATAGGTGCTATTGTGATGCTTGTAAGAAATATTAATGTGGAAGAAGGTTTGTGTAATGGTACTATTGGTACCGTTATTTTAATAGAAAGTAATGCAGTTTGGGTGatgatgaataaaaaagaagtcaAAATTGAATGTGTCAAAGAAGAAATTTTAGATTGCTCTCATACTGTCGTGGGCTCAAGATTTGGTTTGCCTTTAAAATTAGCATTTTCTTTTACGGTTCATAAAGCACAAGGAAGTACCATGAATAAAGCCGTTGTTCAATTTAATTCAAAGGCTTTTATTAATAGTCTTTATTATGTTTCTTTATCACGAGTTTGCAATATTAacgatatatttataattattaataataaatttgatttacgaacactatttaaaagtattactgTTGATTCTGATGTTttggaattttataaaaaatacatgtaa
- the LOC136091796 gene encoding deoxyuridine 5'-triphosphate nucleotidohydrolase-like, with protein sequence MENKEFKSLEITDIHEWSFYETKESACFDLRSSKDVILQPHQRVLVNTGVYIDKMDSNLVGQIYSKSGIAFKHGVVVFNAPGIIDADYKDEIKVLLMNHSEENVVFKRGDAIAQMGFVKMFKAEKNVIEFDGCCCGQVKMSMIKDVERKGGFGSTGK encoded by the coding sequence atggaaaataaagaGTTTAAATCACTTGAAATTACAGATATTCATGAATGGtctttttatgaaacaaaagaaaGCGCTTGTTTTGATTTGAGAAGCTCAAAGGATGTTATACTTCAACCCCATCAACGTGTTTTAGTAAATACTGGAGTGTATATAGATAAAATGGATTCAAATTTAGTAGGACAGATATATTCAAAATCAGGTATTGCTTTTAAACATGGTGTGGTAGTGTTCAATGCTCCAGGCATAATAGATGCCGATTATAAAGACGAAATTAAAGTCTTATTGATGAATCATTCTGAAGAAAATGTTGTGTTTAAACGTGGAGATGCCATCGCTCAAATgggatttgtaaaaatgtttaaagctgaaaaaaatgtaatagaaTTTGATGGGTGTTGTTGTGGACAAGTAAAAATGTCAATGATTAAAGATGTAGAAAGAAAGGGTGGTTTTGGTTCCactggaaaataa